The proteins below are encoded in one region of Palleronia sp. LCG004:
- a CDS encoding alpha-1,4-glucan--maltose-1-phosphate maltosyltransferase: MSSDTKKNMKDASLEELAQHRLVIEAVAPMIDGGRFAAKAVEGWPFAIEADIFGDGHEVVAAAVVLPDGREERMAFVDNDRWGAEVTFDRNGPSSFKIIAWRDLWGTWARDTRKKIDAGQDVAVEMKEAADLLSRTKAPRGSAGTLKALATAAKKGNAETLLTAEAAELMNRIGPRGNVTEYPMEIPVWVDRERAAFSAWYELFPRSAGSAGRHGTFRDVIGRLDYVRDLGFDVLYFPPIHPIGTTNRKGKNNALRAEPGDVGSPYAIGSPEGGMTDVHPELGTLEDLDALVAAAREKGLEIALDIALNASPDHPWIEEHPDWFERRPDGSIKFAENPPKKYEDIVNFRYYNDDGSPNAPFWKAVRDIFLFWADRGVLCFRVDNPHTKPFPFWEWIIAEVRDAHPGAIFLSEAFTRPKVMKRLAKLGFNQSYTYYTWRNTKADLAEYLTELTTEECRDHMRPNFFTNTPDINPYFNHTSGRPGFRTRALMAGSLVGNWGMYSGFELCEADWLPPKDEYLDSEKYELKHRDYDAPGHIKEDVRLINHIRRTEPAMRDFRNLRFYHASDDRVLYYGRFDRSSGSYLLFHVLIDPFNPAEFSFEVPLWEFGLPDDGAIGVVDMVHGNGFDWHGKTHILGLDPQTRPYAIWKLVPREAE; encoded by the coding sequence ATGTCGTCCGACACGAAGAAGAACATGAAGGACGCGAGCCTCGAAGAGCTCGCGCAACATCGGTTGGTGATCGAGGCGGTCGCGCCCATGATCGACGGGGGCCGGTTCGCCGCGAAAGCGGTCGAGGGCTGGCCCTTCGCGATCGAGGCCGACATCTTCGGCGACGGCCACGAGGTGGTCGCGGCGGCGGTGGTCCTGCCCGACGGCCGCGAAGAGCGGATGGCCTTTGTCGACAACGACCGCTGGGGAGCGGAGGTCACGTTCGACCGTAATGGCCCGTCAAGTTTCAAGATCATCGCGTGGCGTGATCTCTGGGGCACCTGGGCGCGCGATACCCGCAAGAAGATCGACGCGGGCCAGGATGTCGCGGTCGAGATGAAGGAGGCGGCGGATCTCCTTTCGCGGACCAAGGCCCCGCGTGGGTCGGCCGGAACGCTCAAGGCGCTCGCCACCGCCGCGAAGAAGGGCAATGCCGAGACGCTGCTGACGGCTGAGGCGGCCGAGCTCATGAACCGGATCGGGCCGCGCGGCAACGTCACCGAATATCCCATGGAAATCCCCGTCTGGGTCGATCGCGAGCGCGCCGCGTTCTCGGCCTGGTACGAGCTTTTCCCACGATCCGCCGGGTCCGCGGGCAGGCACGGCACGTTCCGCGACGTGATCGGGCGGCTCGACTACGTGCGGGATCTGGGGTTCGACGTTCTCTATTTCCCGCCCATTCACCCGATCGGCACGACGAACCGCAAGGGCAAGAACAACGCATTGCGTGCCGAGCCCGGCGATGTCGGCTCGCCCTATGCGATCGGATCGCCCGAGGGCGGAATGACCGACGTCCATCCCGAACTCGGGACGCTTGAGGATCTCGACGCGCTGGTCGCGGCGGCCCGTGAGAAGGGGCTCGAGATCGCGCTGGACATCGCGCTCAACGCTTCGCCCGATCACCCTTGGATCGAGGAACATCCCGACTGGTTCGAGCGACGGCCCGATGGAAGCATCAAGTTTGCCGAGAATCCGCCGAAGAAATATGAGGATATCGTCAACTTCCGCTACTACAACGACGATGGAAGCCCGAACGCCCCCTTCTGGAAGGCGGTGCGCGACATCTTTCTGTTCTGGGCCGATCGGGGCGTGCTGTGCTTCCGGGTCGACAACCCCCACACCAAGCCGTTCCCGTTCTGGGAATGGATCATCGCCGAAGTTCGGGACGCGCATCCCGGCGCGATCTTCCTGAGCGAGGCGTTCACACGCCCGAAGGTGATGAAGCGGCTCGCCAAGCTCGGCTTCAACCAGAGCTATACCTACTACACCTGGCGCAACACGAAGGCCGATCTGGCGGAGTATCTGACCGAGCTCACGACCGAGGAATGCCGCGATCACATGCGGCCGAACTTCTTCACCAACACGCCCGACATCAATCCGTATTTCAACCACACGTCGGGCCGTCCGGGCTTTCGGACCCGCGCGCTGATGGCCGGATCGCTTGTCGGGAACTGGGGGATGTATTCGGGCTTCGAGCTGTGCGAGGCGGACTGGCTGCCGCCCAAGGACGAATATCTCGATTCCGAGAAATACGAGTTGAAGCATCGCGACTACGATGCGCCGGGTCACATCAAGGAAGATGTCCGTCTCATCAACCATATCCGCCGGACCGAGCCCGCGATGCGCGACTTCCGCAACCTGCGGTTCTATCACGCATCGGACGACCGGGTGCTCTATTACGGTCGTTTCGACCGGAGTTCGGGCAGTTACCTGCTCTTTCACGTGCTGATCGACCCGTTCAACCCCGCCGAGTTCTCGTTCGAAGTCCCGCTCTGGGAATTCGGCCTGCCCGACGACGGTGCGATCGGGGTGGTGGACATGGTGCATGGCAACGGGTTTGACTGGCACGGCAAGACGCACATCCTGGGCCTCGATCCGCAGACGCGGCCCTACGCGATCTGGAAGCTGGTGCCGCGGGAGGCCGAATGA
- a CDS encoding MFS transporter has translation MNEAKHVADSPESALEKEARNINIDDPHHVNPGDVAVGVVIGRTSEFFDFFVFAVASVIVFPAWVFPYADPVVGTIYCFAIFALAFIARPFGTMLFNYIDHRQGKSARLTSALLMLGTATVAIGFLPSYDSIGNFSVAILIILRIMQGLAIGGSWDGLASLLALDAPDEKRSFYTMVPQIGAAVGFLVATGLFAYFLAVLSPEDFYDWGWRYPFFVAFAINVVALFARLRIVVTPEYTKLFRARELQPEPIFKTVRSEGPTILLGAFVPLATFALFHMMTVFPLSWIFLYTDEEPWHFLTISSVASAFFLVGILASGWLAAKYGRRRLLRDCAIATAAFSGFAPQFLDGGVVGEIFFMFSGFALLGICFGQSSGVVAQRFSKRFRYTGSAITSDMAWLFGAGFAPLAALSLSAYFGLIAAGAYLLSGAICTIVALGVANRLDRKG, from the coding sequence ATGAACGAGGCGAAACACGTGGCCGATTCCCCAGAGAGCGCTCTCGAGAAAGAGGCGCGCAACATCAATATCGACGATCCGCACCATGTGAATCCGGGCGATGTCGCGGTGGGCGTGGTGATCGGCCGCACATCCGAGTTCTTCGACTTCTTCGTTTTCGCGGTCGCGTCGGTGATCGTGTTCCCGGCCTGGGTCTTTCCCTATGCCGATCCGGTCGTGGGCACGATCTACTGCTTCGCGATCTTCGCGCTCGCCTTCATCGCGCGGCCCTTCGGCACGATGCTGTTCAATTACATCGACCACCGGCAGGGAAAGAGCGCGCGGCTGACATCGGCGCTGCTGATGCTCGGCACCGCGACCGTGGCGATCGGGTTTCTCCCGTCCTACGATTCGATCGGCAACTTCTCCGTCGCGATCCTGATCATCCTGCGGATCATGCAGGGGCTCGCCATCGGGGGCAGCTGGGACGGGCTCGCCTCGCTTCTCGCGCTCGACGCGCCCGACGAGAAGCGGTCGTTCTACACCATGGTGCCGCAGATCGGCGCCGCCGTCGGCTTTCTCGTGGCGACGGGGCTCTTCGCCTATTTCCTGGCCGTGCTCTCGCCCGAGGATTTCTACGATTGGGGCTGGCGTTATCCGTTCTTCGTGGCCTTCGCAATCAACGTCGTGGCACTTTTCGCCAGGCTCCGGATCGTGGTGACACCCGAATACACCAAGCTTTTCCGCGCGCGTGAATTGCAGCCCGAGCCGATCTTCAAGACGGTGCGCTCCGAGGGGCCGACCATCCTGCTGGGCGCGTTCGTGCCGCTCGCGACCTTCGCGCTCTTCCACATGATGACGGTGTTCCCGCTGTCGTGGATCTTTCTCTACACCGACGAAGAGCCGTGGCACTTCCTGACCATCTCCTCCGTCGCGTCGGCCTTCTTCCTGGTGGGGATCCTCGCCTCGGGATGGCTCGCCGCGAAATACGGTCGGCGCCGCCTCCTGCGCGATTGCGCCATCGCGACGGCCGCCTTCAGCGGTTTCGCGCCGCAATTCCTCGATGGCGGCGTGGTGGGCGAGATCTTCTTCATGTTCAGCGGCTTCGCGCTTCTCGGCATCTGCTTCGGCCAATCCTCGGGCGTGGTCGCGCAGCGTTTCTCCAAACGGTTCCGCTATACCGGGTCGGCCATCACATCCGACATGGCGTGGCTGTTCGGGGCGGGGTTCGCACCGCTCGCGGCGCTTTCCCTGTCGGCCTATTTCGGCCTGATCGCGGCGGGGGCCTATCTCCTGTCGGGGGCGATCTGCACGATCGTGGCGCTCGGGGTGGCCAACCGGCTCGACCGGAAGGGCTGA
- the cyoA gene encoding ubiquinol oxidase subunit II, which yields MILRRTILALLAVLPLAGCDMVLLSPAGDVAQQQSNLLIFATLLMLLVIVPVMALTVIFAWRYRASNEDAEYAPDWDHSTKIELVVWAVPLLIIIVLGAVTYVGTHHLDPYRPLGRIDASTPIDAEVEPIEIQVVSLDWKWLFIYPQYDVAMVNELVVPVDRPVTFSLTSEKVMNTFSVPTMAGMIYTMAGMETTLHGVLNSEGTFEGRSAHYSGAGFSQMRFDVVATDDAGFDDWIARTRDDGSTLDREAYLELAVPSVADPVVPFSDVEDNLFDLIVNMCVEPGRMCMSEMMAIDAQGGLGLEGLHATLPDNSDRRTAAVFGPERRYVPAICTEEEAMDAIVAREALPIRDRFAILTGQDLLNGGIAPRQSSPDGTSPDQDSES from the coding sequence ATGATCCTCAGACGCACGATTCTCGCCCTTCTCGCCGTCCTGCCGCTGGCCGGATGCGACATGGTGCTGCTTTCCCCCGCAGGCGACGTCGCGCAGCAGCAGAGCAACCTGCTGATCTTCGCCACGCTGCTGATGCTGCTCGTGATCGTGCCGGTCATGGCGCTCACGGTGATCTTCGCCTGGCGCTACCGCGCAAGCAACGAGGACGCGGAATACGCGCCCGACTGGGATCATTCGACCAAGATCGAACTTGTCGTCTGGGCGGTGCCGCTGCTCATCATCATCGTGCTGGGTGCCGTGACCTACGTGGGCACGCATCATCTCGACCCCTATCGTCCGCTCGGGCGGATCGACGCCTCGACCCCGATCGACGCCGAGGTGGAGCCGATCGAGATCCAGGTCGTCTCGCTCGACTGGAAATGGCTCTTCATCTATCCGCAATACGACGTCGCGATGGTCAACGAGCTTGTCGTGCCGGTCGATCGTCCCGTGACGTTCTCGCTCACCTCCGAAAAGGTGATGAACACCTTCTCCGTGCCCACCATGGCCGGCATGATCTACACCATGGCCGGAATGGAGACGACGCTGCACGGCGTGCTCAATTCCGAAGGCACGTTCGAGGGGCGCTCGGCCCATTACAGCGGCGCGGGCTTCTCCCAGATGCGCTTTGATGTCGTGGCGACGGACGATGCGGGCTTCGACGACTGGATCGCCCGCACGCGCGATGACGGCTCCACGCTCGACCGCGAGGCCTATCTCGAACTGGCCGTGCCGAGCGTGGCGGATCCGGTCGTCCCCTTCTCGGACGTCGAGGACAACCTCTTCGACCTGATCGTCAACATGTGCGTCGAGCCCGGTCGCATGTGCATGAGCGAGATGATGGCGATCGACGCGCAGGGCGGGCTCGGGCTCGAAGGGCTGCACGCCACACTGCCCGACAACTCTGACCGGCGAACCGCGGCCGTCTTCGGACCAGAGCGCCGCTACGTCCCCGCGATCTGCACCGAAGAAGAGGCGATGGACGCGATCGTCGCGCGCGAGGCGCTGCCGATCCGCGACCGCTTCGCCATCCTCACCGGGCAAGACCTCCTAAACGGCGGCATCGCGCCGCGGCAATCCTCCCCCGACGGCACGTCCCCGGACCAAGACAGCGAATCGTGA
- the cyoB gene encoding cytochrome o ubiquinol oxidase subunit I: MTETIPVSPIFGRLTWAAIPYDPIVQATFVVVALGGIGMIYLIQRYRLWGYLWNEWFTTVDHKKIGIMYMILGIVMLLRGFADAIMMRLQQVMAFGGSDGYLNSHHYDQVFTAHGVIMIFFVAMPIITGLMNYVVPLQIGTRDVAFPFLNNFSFWMTAGGAVMVMASLFLGEFAQTGWLAFPPLSGLDASPYVGVDYYIWALQVAGVGTTLSGINLICTILKMRAPGMNLMKMPIFTWTSLCTNILIVASFPVLTAVLVLLSLDRYVGTNFFTTDMGGNAMMYVNLIWIWGHPEVYILILPLFGVFSEVTSTFSGKRLFGYTSMVYATVVITVLAYVVWLHHFFTMGNGASVNAFFGITTMIISIPTGAKIFNWLFTMYQGRIRFELPMMWTVAFMLTFTVGGMTGVLLAVPPADFLLHNSLFLVAHFHNVIIGGVLFGSFAAINYWWPKAFGFKLDPFWGKVSFWFWVVGFWAAFMPLYILGLMGVTRRMRVFDDPSLQIWFGIAAFGAVLIAIGIAAMLVQFAVSVWRREELADTTGDPWNGRTLEWATSSPPPAYNFAFTPVVHATDAWADMKARGYERPEDGFQPIHMPSNTSAGVVIAGFSVVLGMALVWYVWWLAALSFLGVIGYAIYHSFDYHRDHHIPADEVARTEAIRTQRLTGAT; encoded by the coding sequence ATGACAGAAACCATTCCCGTCAGCCCCATCTTCGGGCGCCTGACCTGGGCTGCGATCCCCTACGACCCCATCGTGCAGGCGACCTTCGTCGTCGTTGCACTGGGTGGGATCGGCATGATCTACCTGATCCAACGCTATCGTCTCTGGGGGTATCTCTGGAACGAATGGTTCACGACCGTGGACCACAAGAAGATCGGGATCATGTACATGATCCTCGGCATCGTCATGCTGCTGCGGGGTTTCGCCGACGCCATCATGATGCGCCTTCAGCAGGTCATGGCGTTCGGCGGGTCCGACGGCTACCTGAACTCGCATCACTACGATCAGGTCTTCACGGCCCACGGGGTCATCATGATCTTCTTCGTGGCGATGCCGATCATCACCGGCCTGATGAACTACGTCGTCCCGCTGCAGATCGGCACGCGCGACGTGGCATTCCCGTTCCTCAACAACTTCTCGTTCTGGATGACGGCGGGCGGCGCGGTCATGGTCATGGCCTCGCTCTTCCTCGGCGAATTCGCGCAGACGGGCTGGCTGGCCTTCCCGCCGCTATCGGGGCTCGATGCATCGCCCTATGTGGGCGTCGACTACTACATCTGGGCGCTGCAGGTCGCGGGTGTGGGCACGACATTGTCGGGCATCAACCTCATCTGCACGATTCTCAAGATGCGCGCGCCGGGCATGAACCTGATGAAGATGCCGATCTTCACCTGGACGAGCCTCTGCACCAACATCCTGATCGTGGCCTCCTTCCCGGTCCTGACGGCCGTTCTCGTCCTGCTGTCGCTCGACCGCTATGTCGGCACGAACTTCTTCACGACGGATATGGGCGGCAACGCCATGATGTACGTGAACCTCATCTGGATCTGGGGCCACCCCGAGGTCTACATCCTGATCCTGCCGCTCTTCGGCGTCTTCTCCGAGGTCACGTCGACCTTCTCGGGCAAGCGGCTCTTCGGCTATACCTCGATGGTCTACGCGACCGTGGTCATCACGGTCCTGGCCTATGTCGTGTGGCTCCACCACTTCTTCACGATGGGCAACGGGGCCAGCGTGAACGCCTTCTTCGGCATCACGACGATGATCATCTCGATCCCGACGGGGGCCAAGATCTTCAACTGGCTCTTCACCATGTATCAGGGCCGGATCCGGTTCGAGCTGCCGATGATGTGGACCGTCGCGTTCATGCTGACCTTCACCGTGGGCGGCATGACGGGCGTGCTGCTGGCCGTGCCGCCTGCGGACTTCCTGCTGCACAACTCGCTCTTCCTCGTGGCGCACTTCCACAACGTCATCATCGGCGGCGTGCTCTTCGGCAGCTTCGCGGCGATCAACTACTGGTGGCCCAAGGCCTTCGGGTTCAAGCTCGACCCGTTCTGGGGCAAGGTGTCGTTCTGGTTCTGGGTCGTGGGCTTCTGGGCCGCGTTCATGCCGCTCTACATCCTGGGCCTCATGGGCGTGACGCGACGGATGCGGGTCTTCGACGATCCCTCGCTGCAGATCTGGTTCGGCATCGCGGCCTTCGGCGCGGTTCTCATCGCCATCGGCATCGCGGCCATGCTGGTTCAGTTCGCCGTCTCGGTCTGGCGTCGCGAGGAACTCGCCGACACGACGGGCGACCCGTGGAACGGGCGGACGCTGGAATGGGCGACCTCCTCGCCGCCGCCGGCCTACAACTTCGCCTTCACGCCCGTGGTCCATGCGACCGACGCCTGGGCTGACATGAAGGCACGCGGCTACGAGCGGCCGGAGGACGGCTTCCAGCCCATCCACATGCCCTCGAACACCTCGGCGGGCGTGGTCATCGCGGGCTTCAGCGTGGTCCTCGGCATGGCGCTCGTCTGGTATGTCTGGTGGCTCGCGGCCCTGTCGTTCCTGGGGGTCATCGGTTACGCGATCTATCACAGCTTCGATTATCACCGTGACCACCACATCCCCGCCGACGAGGTCGCCCGGACCGAGGCGATCCGCACGCAACGCCTGACGGGAGCCACGTGA
- the cyoC gene encoding cytochrome o ubiquinol oxidase subunit III — protein sequence MSATADIARDRFHLPEEPHHPEGSSTMLGFWIYLMSDCLIFAILFATYGVLGGNYAAGPAPADLFELHLIAINTAILLVSSITFGFAMIAMTSGRQGAMQAWLAVTGLLGLGFLGVELYEFHHLIHIGAGPQRSGFLSAFFVLVGTHGLHVFFGTIWLVTLMVQVSRRGLIGANQRRLMCLSMFWHFLDVIWIGVFTFVYLLGVLQ from the coding sequence ATGAGCGCCACCGCAGACATCGCCCGCGACCGCTTCCACCTGCCCGAAGAGCCGCACCACCCAGAGGGCAGCTCGACGATGCTGGGCTTCTGGATCTACCTGATGAGCGATTGCCTCATCTTCGCGATCCTCTTCGCCACCTACGGTGTGCTCGGCGGCAACTACGCCGCCGGGCCCGCGCCCGCGGACCTGTTCGAGCTTCACCTCATCGCGATCAACACCGCGATCCTGCTGGTCTCCTCGATCACCTTCGGCTTCGCCATGATCGCCATGACGTCCGGACGGCAGGGCGCGATGCAGGCCTGGCTTGCCGTCACGGGGCTTCTGGGGCTCGGCTTCCTCGGGGTCGAGCTCTACGAGTTCCACCACCTGATCCATATCGGCGCCGGTCCGCAGCGGAGCGGGTTCCTCTCGGCCTTCTTCGTCCTTGTCGGCACGCACGGGCTGCACGTCTTCTTCGGGACGATCTGGCTCGTCACGCTGATGGTGCAAGTCAGCCGGCGCGGCCTCATCGGGGCCAACCAGCGCCGCCTGATGTGCCTGTCGATGTTCTGGCACTTCCTCGATGTCATCTGGATCGGCGTCTTCACCTTCGTCTACCTGCTGGGAGTGCTGCAATGA
- the cyoD gene encoding cytochrome o ubiquinol oxidase subunit IV has product MSPAHHDTYGEANTEAEISHDHGGASHGSIKGYVTGFVLAVILTAIPFWLVMDRPIASPQITALLVVAFAAVQIVVHMIYFLHMDPRSEGGWTFMALIFTFIVLVIAVSGTLWVMYHMNANMMPVHDMGGS; this is encoded by the coding sequence ATGAGCCCCGCGCATCACGACACCTACGGCGAGGCCAATACCGAGGCCGAAATCAGCCACGACCACGGCGGTGCGTCGCACGGGTCGATCAAGGGTTACGTGACGGGCTTCGTGCTCGCCGTCATCCTGACGGCGATCCCGTTCTGGCTGGTGATGGACCGGCCGATCGCGAGCCCGCAGATCACGGCACTCCTCGTCGTGGCCTTCGCCGCGGTGCAGATCGTCGTGCACATGATCTACTTCCTGCACATGGATCCGCGATCCGAGGGGGGATGGACCTTCATGGCGCTGATCTTCACCTTCATCGTCCTCGTGATCGCCGTCAGCGGCACGCTCTGGGTCATGTATCACATGAACGCCAACATGATGCCGGTCCACGACATGGGCGGATCTTGA
- a CDS encoding SURF1 family protein encodes MRRLLPALLTLALAVAFAGLGWWQIERRAWKIDLIDRVETRVTAPPVAPPGPGDWADLTREDAEYLRVSSGGRFRGETSLVQAVTELGAGYWVLQPFVTDDGPTILVNRGFVPSRDAEITRPEGPVEVTGLLRMTEPDGGFLRANDPKAGRWYSRDVDAIARAMDLGQVAPYFIDAEAGANGGAPPEGGLTVIAFRNTHMVYALTWFTLMAMSLGATWLVLRVRPKGRPTGADG; translated from the coding sequence ATGCGCCGCCTGCTGCCCGCCCTCCTGACGCTCGCGCTCGCCGTGGCCTTCGCCGGCCTCGGCTGGTGGCAGATCGAGCGGCGTGCCTGGAAGATCGACCTGATCGACCGGGTCGAAACCCGCGTGACGGCACCGCCCGTGGCCCCTCCGGGGCCCGGCGACTGGGCGGATCTCACCCGCGAGGATGCGGAATATCTGCGCGTCTCGTCGGGGGGGAGGTTTCGCGGCGAAACCTCGCTCGTGCAGGCGGTCACCGAACTGGGGGCCGGATACTGGGTTCTCCAGCCCTTCGTGACGGATGACGGGCCCACGATCCTCGTCAATCGGGGCTTCGTTCCCTCCCGCGACGCCGAGATCACCCGCCCCGAGGGGCCGGTCGAGGTCACCGGCCTGCTGCGCATGACCGAGCCCGATGGCGGCTTCCTGCGCGCCAACGATCCCAAAGCCGGGCGCTGGTATTCGCGCGATGTCGACGCGATCGCCCGGGCGATGGATCTGGGGCAGGTCGCCCCCTACTTCATCGACGCCGAGGCCGGGGCGAATGGCGGCGCGCCGCCCGAAGGCGGCCTTACCGTCATCGCGTTCCGCAATACGCATATGGTCTATGCGCTTACCTGGTTCACCCTGATGGCCATGTCGCTCGGCGCGACATGGCTGGTCCTGCGGGTCCGCCCGAAGGGGCGGCCGACCGGGGCCGACGGATGA
- a CDS encoding ATP-binding protein, translating to MTDTPFPADAIANRQNLALLTQLRWIAAAGQIATILFVYLVLGIDLPLVPMAVVVALLLGANVATLTLGRRDPHVSNTELLMQILLDVAALTAQLVFSGGASNPFVMLYLLQIILGAVLLTPRAAWALAALTAVFFAALIYDPLSHDLTLAPDANLPQLYVVGTLICFLLASGLLVYFIGRIARNLRSRDQRLADLKRQAVEEEHIVRLGLLASGAAHELGTPLSVLSVILGDWQRSPALGGDPDLGPELAEMQTQLDRCKTIVTGILMSSGEARGEMISRTTIGDFMRQTIAEWKLTRQTGRIGYRDKVDPDREILADPALRQVIASLFDNAFEAGALRIEVTARLDGETLEIDIADDGPGFPDEMLQSFGRPYTSTKGRPGGGLGLYLVVNVMRKLGGQVVARNDPEGGAVLCLTLPLDRLTPEDRRGG from the coding sequence ATGACGGACACACCGTTTCCCGCCGATGCGATCGCCAATCGCCAGAACCTCGCGCTGCTGACGCAGCTGCGCTGGATCGCGGCGGCCGGACAGATCGCGACGATCCTCTTCGTGTATCTCGTGCTGGGCATCGACCTGCCGCTGGTGCCGATGGCGGTCGTCGTGGCGCTGCTGCTGGGGGCCAATGTCGCGACGTTGACGCTCGGCCGCAGGGATCCGCATGTCTCGAACACCGAGCTGTTGATGCAGATCCTGCTCGACGTGGCCGCGCTGACGGCGCAGCTCGTCTTCAGCGGCGGTGCCTCGAACCCGTTCGTGATGCTCTATCTGCTGCAGATCATCCTCGGCGCAGTGCTGCTGACGCCGCGTGCGGCCTGGGCCCTCGCCGCGCTGACGGCCGTCTTCTTCGCGGCGCTGATCTACGATCCGCTGTCGCACGACCTGACGCTGGCGCCCGACGCGAACCTGCCGCAACTCTATGTCGTCGGAACCCTCATCTGCTTCCTGCTGGCGTCCGGGCTGCTCGTCTATTTCATCGGCCGGATCGCCCGGAACCTGCGCAGCCGCGACCAGAGGCTCGCCGATCTCAAACGGCAGGCCGTGGAGGAGGAACATATCGTCCGCCTCGGGCTTCTGGCGTCTGGTGCCGCGCACGAGCTCGGCACGCCGCTCTCGGTGCTGTCGGTGATACTCGGGGACTGGCAGCGATCTCCCGCGCTCGGCGGCGATCCGGATCTGGGCCCGGAACTTGCCGAGATGCAGACGCAGCTCGACCGCTGCAAGACGATCGTGACGGGCATCCTCATGTCCTCGGGCGAGGCGCGCGGCGAGATGATCAGCCGCACCACCATCGGCGATTTCATGCGGCAGACCATCGCCGAATGGAAGCTTACCCGGCAGACGGGACGGATCGGCTATCGCGACAAGGTCGATCCCGATCGCGAGATCCTGGCCGATCCGGCGCTCCGGCAGGTCATCGCGAGTCTCTTCGACAACGCGTTCGAAGCCGGGGCCCTCAGGATCGAGGTGACGGCACGGCTCGACGGCGAAACGCTCGAGATCGACATCGCGGATGACGGGCCGGGCTTTCCGGACGAGATGCTGCAGAGCTTCGGCAGGCCCTATACCTCGACAAAGGGGCGGCCGGGCGGCGGTCTCGGACTATATCTCGTCGTGAACGTCATGCGTAAGCTCGGCGGACAGGTCGTCGCGCGCAACGATCCCGAAGGCGGGGCCGTGCTGTGCCTGACGCTGCCGCTCGACCGGCTCACTCCGGAGGATCGCCGTGGAGGTTAG
- a CDS encoding response regulator transcription factor, with product MEVRPTLLIVEDDAALSRTLARSFERRDYVVTHAESVAAAREAVQDETPDFAVVDLKLGDGSGLECVKALHERDPDMKIVVLTGYASIATAVEAIKLGACHYLAKPSNTDDIEAAFARGEGDPDVTVTFRQTSIKTLEWERIHEVLAECDFNISEAARRLGMHRRTLARKLGKRRVD from the coding sequence GTGGAGGTTAGACCCACTCTGCTCATCGTCGAGGACGACGCGGCGCTGTCGCGCACCCTCGCCCGGTCGTTCGAGCGGCGCGACTACGTCGTCACCCATGCCGAAAGCGTCGCCGCCGCGCGCGAAGCGGTGCAGGACGAGACGCCCGATTTCGCGGTGGTCGATCTCAAGCTCGGCGACGGATCAGGGCTCGAATGCGTCAAGGCCCTGCACGAGCGCGATCCCGACATGAAGATCGTCGTGCTGACGGGTTATGCAAGCATCGCCACGGCGGTCGAGGCCATCAAGCTGGGGGCCTGTCATTATCTCGCCAAGCCGTCGAATACCGACGATATCGAGGCCGCCTTCGCGCGGGGCGAGGGCGATCCGGATGTCACCGTCACGTTCCGCCAGACCTCGATCAAGACGCTCGAGTGGGAGCGCATCCACGAGGTGCTGGCCGAATGCGATTTCAACATCTCCGAGGCCGCGCGACGGCTCGGGATGCATCGCCGCACGCTCGCCCGGAAGCTCGGCAAGCGCCGGGTCGATTGA